A DNA window from Acidihalobacter prosperus contains the following coding sequences:
- a CDS encoding nitroreductase family protein, translated as MSDFFTTLRRRHSVRHYQPDMPVEAGKLHAILESALSAPSAGDLQAYQIGVIEDVDRRAALARIAGQDFIAEAPVCLVFCTDAERSALAFGERGRALYALQDATIAAAYAQLAAVAAELGSAWVGYFDGAEIARLLELPPTLNPVALLTLGYPAELPEPTTRRHLDEVVFRP; from the coding sequence ATGAGCGACTTCTTCACGACCCTTCGCCGCCGCCATTCGGTCCGCCACTACCAGCCCGACATGCCCGTCGAGGCCGGCAAGCTGCACGCCATTCTCGAAAGCGCCCTCTCGGCCCCTTCGGCCGGGGACCTGCAGGCCTATCAGATCGGTGTGATCGAGGATGTCGACCGCCGCGCGGCGCTGGCGCGCATCGCCGGCCAGGATTTCATTGCCGAGGCGCCGGTTTGCCTGGTTTTCTGTACCGACGCCGAGCGCTCCGCACTGGCCTTCGGGGAACGTGGCCGCGCACTCTATGCGCTTCAGGATGCGACCATTGCCGCCGCCTACGCCCAGCTGGCGGCGGTTGCCGCCGAGCTGGGTTCCGCCTGGGTCGGCTACTTCGATGGCGCGGAGATTGCGCGTCTGCTGGAGCTGCCGCCGACGCTGAACCCGGTCGCCCTGCTCACGCTCGGCTATCCGGCCGAACTCCCCGAACCGACCACACGGCGGCACCTCGACGAGGTGGTGTTCCGCCCCTAA
- a CDS encoding P-II family nitrogen regulator → MKKIEAIIKPFKLDEVRAALMEIGIAGITVTEVKGFGRQKGHTELYRGAEYVVDFLPKVKLEVVVGDDQLDASIDAIVSAAHTGKIGDGKLFVTPVERIIRIRTGEEGEAAI, encoded by the coding sequence ATGAAAAAGATCGAGGCGATCATCAAACCGTTCAAGCTGGATGAGGTCCGCGCGGCCCTGATGGAGATCGGCATCGCGGGCATCACGGTCACCGAGGTCAAGGGCTTCGGTCGCCAAAAGGGGCATACCGAACTTTACCGTGGCGCAGAGTACGTGGTCGATTTCCTGCCCAAGGTCAAGCTCGAGGTGGTGGTCGGCGATGATCAGCTCGACGCTAGCATCGACGCGATCGTCAGCGCCGCGCACACGGGCAAGATCGGCGACGGCAAGCTGTTCGTGACGCCCGTGGAACGCATCATCCGTATTCGCACTGGCGAGGAAGGCGAGGCCGCGATCTAA
- the rluD gene encoding 23S rRNA pseudouridine(1911/1915/1917) synthase RluD, whose translation MPPNASLQFDIPPEFAGRRVDQALAQLMPDYSRTRIKDWIEAGRVTLDGRVPRPRDSVTGGEAVSVRPLVAVIHEDRAQAIALDIRHEDDSLLVLNKPAGLVVHPAAGNPEGTLLNALLHHAPDLATLPRAGIVHRLDKDTSGLMVVAKTPGAHQALVAALAAREVSREYLALVQGELIAGGTVEEPIARHPRDRKRMGVVPGGKPAISHYRVIERFVGHTLVRVALETGRTHQIRVHMSHIRHPIVGDPVYGGRLRLPPGSDEALTNTMRGFRRQALHATRLALAHPVSGEHLVWDAEPPDDMTTLLAALREHVRGRGD comes from the coding sequence ATGCCCCCCAATGCCAGTCTGCAGTTTGATATACCGCCCGAATTCGCCGGTCGCCGGGTGGATCAGGCGCTTGCCCAGCTGATGCCGGATTATTCGCGTACGCGCATCAAGGACTGGATCGAGGCGGGGCGGGTCACCCTGGACGGGCGCGTGCCGCGTCCGCGCGACAGCGTGACGGGAGGCGAGGCGGTGAGCGTGCGGCCGTTGGTGGCGGTCATCCACGAGGATCGTGCGCAGGCCATCGCGCTGGATATCCGGCACGAGGATGACAGTCTGTTGGTGCTGAACAAGCCGGCCGGCCTGGTCGTTCATCCCGCCGCCGGCAACCCTGAAGGCACCCTGCTCAACGCGTTGCTGCACCATGCCCCCGATCTCGCGACCCTGCCTCGCGCCGGCATCGTGCATCGGCTCGACAAGGATACCAGCGGCCTCATGGTGGTCGCCAAGACACCCGGGGCGCATCAGGCACTGGTGGCGGCGCTGGCGGCGCGCGAGGTCAGCCGGGAGTATCTGGCGCTGGTGCAGGGCGAGCTCATTGCCGGCGGCACGGTTGAGGAACCGATCGCGCGTCACCCGCGGGACCGCAAGCGCATGGGCGTGGTGCCGGGCGGCAAACCGGCGATCAGCCACTACCGTGTGATCGAACGCTTTGTCGGCCATACCCTGGTGCGGGTCGCGCTTGAAACCGGGCGGACCCACCAGATTCGCGTTCATATGTCGCACATCCGCCATCCCATCGTCGGCGATCCCGTGTATGGCGGGCGTTTGCGCCTGCCCCCGGGCTCGGACGAGGCGTTGACGAATACGATGCGCGGTTTCCGCCGCCAGGCTTTGCACGCCACTCGGCTCGCACTGGCGCACCCCGTCAGCGGCGAGCACCTGGTCTGGGATGCGGAGCCGCCCGACGACATGACGACGCTGCTGGCCGCTTTGCGCGAGCATGTCCGGGGGCGTGGTGACTGA
- a CDS encoding outer membrane protein assembly factor BamD, whose amino-acid sequence MHIWRHAALLVLISAALAGCASTRTDTKHWTAEQYYKAGEQALKDSNYTRALNMFEALRGHYPFGQLARQAQLETIYVYYKQNEPKSTVEAAQRFIKENPLSPEVAYAYYMQGLANFNAHTGIMDRLFPVDPSRVDVAPLKESFAAFKTLVEKYPHSRYAPDARRRMIFLRNELAQHQLYVASYYMKRGAYVAVINRCKLVLQDYPGAQATPRALRMMIAAYDKLGMHELAEQTRKVLVLNTPGDHARH is encoded by the coding sequence ATGCATATCTGGCGACACGCCGCACTGCTCGTTCTCATCAGCGCCGCCCTCGCAGGGTGTGCGTCCACCCGTACCGACACCAAGCACTGGACCGCCGAGCAGTATTACAAGGCCGGCGAGCAAGCACTGAAGGACAGCAACTACACCCGCGCCCTGAACATGTTCGAGGCTCTGCGCGGACACTACCCCTTCGGGCAGCTGGCGCGGCAGGCCCAGCTCGAGACTATCTACGTCTACTACAAGCAGAACGAACCCAAGTCGACGGTCGAAGCGGCGCAACGCTTCATCAAGGAAAACCCGTTGTCGCCTGAAGTCGCCTATGCGTACTACATGCAGGGGCTGGCCAACTTCAATGCCCACACCGGCATCATGGACCGCCTGTTTCCGGTCGATCCTTCGCGCGTCGATGTCGCCCCGCTCAAGGAATCCTTCGCTGCCTTCAAGACGCTGGTCGAGAAGTACCCGCACAGCCGCTACGCGCCCGACGCGCGGCGACGCATGATTTTCCTGCGCAACGAGCTGGCGCAGCACCAGCTATACGTGGCGAGCTATTATATGAAGCGGGGCGCCTACGTGGCGGTGATCAACCGCTGCAAACTGGTTCTGCAGGACTACCCAGGCGCGCAAGCCACGCCACGCGCCCTGAGAATGATGATCGCGGCCTACGACAAACTCGGCATGCATGAGCTGGCCGAGCAGACGCGCAAGGTTCTGGTCCTCAATACGCCCGGCGACCACGCCCGGCACTGA
- a CDS encoding NAD+ synthase — MSAALRIALAQCNPLVGDVEGNARMILEQVRTARERLDAQLIVFPELALTGYPPEDLLLRPSLHVQVETALAAMAPLIDDCHVVIGVPYRDEIGLRNGAVMLGGGREIARYAKRCLPNYSVFDEKRYFVEGTSPCVVQVDGVAVGLTVCEDIWFPEPARSSVDAGAQLLVNINASPFHASKYDERMATLRQRVVETGVPLVYVNQVGGQDELLFDGQSLVLDATGELVLRAPSFETGLYPVSPGEAAALAVMAPQEGLEADAYRALVLGVRDYVRKNGFPGVVIGLSGGIDSALTLAIAVDALGAEDVLAVMMPSRYTASMSLEDARIQCANLGVKALEIPIERPFQAFLGVLDPLLAGRPPDTTEENLQARCRGVILMAISNKTGRMVLTTGNKSEMAVGYATLYGDMAGGFAPLKDVPKTLVYRLAAWCNRDRAAIPERVLTRPPSAELAPEQKDSDSLPPYEVLDPILEYFVERDWSVGEIVAAGYDREVVERVVGLVLRNEYKRRQAPPGVRISSRAFGKDRRYPITSGYGRALR; from the coding sequence ATGAGCGCGGCGCTGCGGATCGCCCTCGCCCAGTGCAACCCGCTGGTCGGGGACGTGGAGGGCAATGCGCGCATGATCCTGGAACAGGTGCGTACGGCGCGCGAGCGTCTCGATGCCCAGCTGATCGTGTTTCCTGAGCTGGCTTTGACCGGTTACCCGCCGGAGGATCTGTTGTTGCGGCCCTCCCTGCACGTGCAGGTCGAGACCGCGCTGGCGGCCATGGCGCCGTTGATCGACGACTGCCATGTCGTGATCGGGGTGCCCTACCGAGACGAAATCGGTTTGCGCAACGGCGCAGTGATGCTGGGCGGTGGGCGCGAAATTGCGCGCTACGCGAAACGTTGCCTGCCGAATTACAGCGTGTTCGACGAAAAGCGATATTTCGTCGAGGGCACATCGCCGTGCGTGGTACAGGTCGACGGCGTCGCCGTGGGGCTGACGGTTTGCGAGGATATCTGGTTTCCCGAGCCGGCGCGATCGAGTGTCGACGCGGGTGCGCAGTTGCTGGTCAATATCAATGCCTCTCCGTTTCACGCGAGCAAATACGACGAGCGCATGGCAACCTTGCGTCAGCGGGTGGTGGAAACCGGCGTTCCGCTGGTCTACGTGAACCAGGTGGGCGGTCAGGATGAGCTGCTGTTCGACGGCCAGTCGCTGGTGCTCGACGCGACGGGCGAACTGGTCCTGCGCGCACCTTCGTTCGAAACCGGGCTTTATCCCGTGTCGCCGGGGGAGGCGGCTGCTCTTGCCGTGATGGCACCGCAGGAAGGACTCGAGGCCGATGCCTATCGGGCGCTGGTGCTGGGCGTGCGCGATTATGTGCGCAAGAACGGTTTCCCCGGCGTGGTCATCGGACTTTCCGGCGGCATCGATTCCGCGCTGACCCTGGCCATCGCTGTCGATGCCCTGGGGGCGGAGGACGTACTCGCGGTCATGATGCCCTCGCGCTATACGGCATCGATGAGTCTCGAGGACGCACGTATCCAGTGCGCGAATCTCGGCGTCAAGGCGCTCGAAATCCCGATTGAGCGGCCATTCCAGGCCTTTCTCGGCGTGCTCGATCCCTTGCTCGCGGGTCGCCCGCCGGATACCACGGAGGAAAATCTCCAGGCCCGGTGTCGTGGCGTGATTCTGATGGCCATTTCAAACAAGACCGGCCGCATGGTGCTGACTACTGGCAACAAGAGCGAAATGGCCGTCGGTTATGCCACCTTGTACGGCGACATGGCGGGAGGCTTTGCCCCGCTCAAGGACGTACCCAAGACGCTGGTGTATCGCCTCGCCGCCTGGTGCAACCGAGACCGGGCTGCGATCCCCGAGCGGGTGCTCACGCGCCCGCCGTCCGCCGAGCTGGCGCCGGAGCAGAAGGATTCCGACTCGCTGCCGCCCTACGAGGTGCTCGATCCCATACTCGAGTATTTCGTCGAGCGGGACTGGTCGGTCGGCGAGATCGTGGCGGCCGGCTACGATCGTGAGGTGGTCGAGCGTGTGGTCGGATTGGTATTGCGCAATGAGTACAAGCGGCGCCAGGCGCCGCCGGGTGTGCGCATTTCGTCCCGTGCGTTCGGCAAGGACAGGCGTTATCCGATCACCTCCGGTTACGGGCGCGCGCTGCGTTGA